The DNA region TGTGGGCGCTCAGCTCCGGCGTCCCCCCGCTGGCCGTGCCCGCCTGCCTCTGCAGCAGCCAAAACAGAGCCccagtgaggatgaggaggtgctgggagcaCGCAGCACCCGCCGTGCCTGGCTGGAGCCGCCGCGTGTCACAGacgtcttttatgaaaaatctttttttaaagctttttcctcttgagaacaaaatgtgaacaatggttatctgctgctgtggaatgcaacaggtgcatctgtgattggcccatgttggttgtttctaattaatggccaatcacgatgagctggctcggacagagagtccgagccacaaacttttgttatcgttctttcttttgctattcttagccagccttctgataaaatcctttcttctattcttttaatatagttttaatataatatatatcataaaataacaaatcaagccttctgaaacatggagtcagatcctcatctcttccctcatcctaacaCCGACACAGCCGTGCCTCGCCAGCACCCACCTGCTGAGCCCGCAGCATcttcagctcctgctccaggcggGTGCGGAgccgcagctccagctgctcccgctTCTCGCAGGcggcctggagctgccccagggctgcctgcagccgcTCCACCTTCTCCACGTAGGCTCGCTTCTTCCGCAGCTCGGCCTCTGCCTTGGCCGCCCGCGCCTGGGCGCTGCCCAGcgcctgctccagcagctctgcccgCCGCCGCTGGTCCTCGTTGGCGCTGcgcagcagggacacctcccgctccagcttctccttctcctgctggTGCTCATAGCCTGAGAGGGAACACCACCAATCTCAGATATTCCACTTCCCTATGGCACAGTGGGGATTCTTTGCTTCCCAACATCTGGCCATGCCACCCCTTCCGCCAGATCTTCTATCAAACGGGGGTCAGGGGCATTCCAGCCGCTTGGGCAGATGGCCAGAAGCCTCCACGTGCCACATTCCAGCCTAAATTTTATCTCAGGAAGGGTGAGACCTGCCTGGTGTGAATCCAGCCACCTTAGGGAAGGGCATGGAATTCTTCCTACTAACACCAACATCCTATCTCTCTGCTAAAATTTAAACacattttcccccaaaaaagcCCAGGCTGTCATGGCTGCGAAGcgcaggagggaggagggagagaacGGCCGGGCTGGCGTGGGGCGGGAGTGCGGGCTCGGTGCTGGAAGAGCCGGAGCCGCGGCAGGAATGCGGGGAATGCGGGTCACGCCGCCGGCCGGCCGCCGGGATTAATGGCTCGAGTCCAGCGCCAAGAACTGCTCCATCCTCCCTGGGGAAGGGCGAGAGCTGCCGCCCGACAcccgcctcctcctcctgcagccgaGCCCTGCTCGCAGATGCccggggagccgggcagggatgggtgtccaTCCCCCGGGACTTACTCTGTGCCAGGAGTTTGGCCAcgctgccctggctgctctcctggTTTTCCTGGTTCTTGCTGGCCAGCTGCTTGTTCGCCGATTCCAACCGCTctgatccaaaataaaaaaaaacctcagtTAAGATTTAAATACAAGATTTTGGCTGGAGGAAGGAGAAAAAACCTTGTTTCCCATGGAAACAGCTGGAGGACACAAAACACCCACAGGaagggggacacagagggtgcCTCACCTTTCAGGTCTCGGTTGAAATCCTGCAGCCGTCGCATCTCACAATCCCTCTTGTTCCTCATGGCTTTCTCCAAGGCTTCCCGCTTGGAGGACGCCTTGACGAGGTTTTCGTAATCCTCCGAGATGCGCTGGATCTCGCTCTCCAGCTGGGGCGGAGGAAGGGACAAGCCAGGGTTAGGTATTCATGGAATGAGGAAAGGCACATGCCAGCCAAAGCCCAGCCGGGGTGCTCAGCCCAACCTGAGCTGCCAGCGGAGCTCAGTGCACCCCAAGTGCGCTGTTTTGGgggaaaaactgatttttttttttttgtcttttctcttaTGGAAGAGTTTCTCCACAGAATTTTGGCTCTGCCACAGCCCAGCCACGGGGAACAGCCGCCCCTTGTAGACGGGCACACAAAGGGCTTTCTGTGGCGGCCGGGATGGGGGGACAGGCGGAGGGAGAGGGTCACTGGAGAATGGGCTCCTTCTCCCCAACCCCGGCTGccgtgctgcagctgctccgagGGGAACGAGCCGCcagagggaggaggagaaaggATTGAATCACTAAAGGGGGTGAATTTTCACAGCAGCTGGTCGAGCATCGCCCCGGGCAGGAGGCACACGGGAAGAAGCTGCCAGCATTCCCTCACCTTCTGGATGCGGCTCGCCTTCTCGGCGCAGCTCTCCAGCTCCCGCCGCAGCCTCTCGTTGTCCCGCTGCAGCCTCTCGTTGTCCCGCAGGACGGCGTCGGCCCGGGCCAGGCGGCTGCCGGCCGACACGGCCTGCGCGCTGACCAGCGCCTCCACGCCCGCCGGAGCCAGCGCGCCCGGGCACAGCGGCAGGAACGCGGCCGGCACCGAGGTGGGCAGCACCCTGCGGAGAGCCGGGAGGGGGTGTCAGggtgggcaggctgggagaggTGGGTGCAGCTCCAGCATCCCATCAGGCACGCGCTGGTGTCACCTCAAAGGAGGTGGAAGTGCCTATCCTGCTTTGTAGAGCTGGGAAGGGCTCGCTGTCTAACCACACAGCCCATCTTGCGGGGATGCCTTGACTCGACCCCTCCAGCACCTGGCCAGTGGGTCTGGATGGGCTCCCAACCCTCCAGGTCCCTCTCTTGCTGGGAATGCTGCAGGCACCTTGAAAGCCAgcattttccttattttctgtgAAAAGCAAGGACTCCTGACATAGGCCCTCACTGCCAAACTGTAGATGTGTCCTTTTTATATTCAGAGAAGCCAGGCCAGCCTGGCTGCCCCTTGTGCCAGTGCTCCAGCATCCCAGCTCACCACCCCTGCTGGAATCcctgagcagggcccggccccgctgcgctCCCCCGCGGGCTGCCCGCCAAGGGCTGCATTCCTGCGGGATGATATAGGAGCAAGGAAGAATAAATACATCTTCCCCACAGCTCCCCTTCCCCTCTTTGTTCCCTGCAAGGAGAAGGTTTTCCTGCTGGAGATGCTATCGCTCTCTGCCTGGATagatcagcagggctgggagcagtgtGTCCTCACATTGAGCCACCAGTTCCCTTCTTCCCATCATTTTCCACACTGGAAGAGGTTGTTTCCAGTCCTCCTCAAATTCCAGGCAATGCCTGGACCCCCAGATGTCCATCTCACAGTCACCCAGGGGGCTTTGCCAGAGGCACTGAGCTGCCAAAGGGACCACAGACCACCTGGCACCAGCccaagctctgctcagcagcaatTCCAAGAATCATGGACATTCCCAGCTCAGGACCATGGCATGGCTTTCTGTGGAGCAGGGAGCATATTTGTATTTCATCCTGCCCCATACCTATTCCACATTTAGCTGTTTCCTGGGCTGCTTCCAGCTCCTGGATTATTCCCTAAAttacccccagctccctcctggtGCATGGGAAGGAGGCAGGGTCTGCTGTGGGAATGGGGTTTTCTTCACTGGTCGGAAAAGCCCAGCcatgctgggggagctggggacaggagcagagtgggGGGCTCCTAGCAGGCCTGGGCCAGTGAGGacaaaagcagctgctctgggccccCACTGCCCCTCCAAGCATCCATCCTGAACATCCCTGAGAGGCATCCAAAAGCAGAGAACCCAGGGGCCACAGCTTTACCTGATGTCAGCGTGCTGAAATGCAGGACCTTCCCGGGAGCAGGCTCGGGGCTCAGCCAGGTAAGCGTCCTGGGCCGGGATGACATAGGGATACTCCGGGGGCGGTCCCCGCGGCTCCGTGCCCTCGGGCTGCTGCCCGCGCAGGGGGACGAGCTGCCGGGAGAGCTGCGGGAAGCTGTGCGACGCGCTGATGGGGCTCTGCGCCTTGGCCCCGTTCCTCTCCAGCGACATCCGCATGAGCCGCTCGCTCAGCGACCGCACGTGGCCGTGCTTCAGCTCCTTGAGCCCCTCGTCGGGGCGCCGGGCGCCGCTCTCGGCCCGCGTCCCCGCTCCGCGCTGCGATGCCAGCAGCTGGGAATGCGCCTTGGCCTCCTCGTAGGTGGGCAGCTCCTCGCCCTTGGGCGGGCACAGCCGGTAGACGCTGTTCTCCAGGTAGACGTGGTCGGAGTGATGCTCCTGGCCCTGCGGCTCCTGCCGCGTGGATTGCTGCACCATCTGGCTCTCCTCGGGGCTCAGGCTCTCCAGGGAGGAGCGggggctgccgccgccgccgccgcgcaggGCTTGCTGCTGGATGGCCAGCAGAGTGCGGTTCTCCGTGAGATTCCCATAGCGCAGCTGCTCCTGGATCAGCCGGTGCAGCACCGTGCCGTTCGAGTCCTCCGCCGTCCTCATGTCCGTCCGTGCCGGCGGCAGAGCCACGATTCCGCCCGACGAGGGGAGTCCCGGGGGACCTCAACAGCGGCTGGGCACGCCGAGACACCTGCGGCAGGGAGAAACGGGATTGTTGGGGGGCAGCCGGGGCAGGACGGTCCGGATCCTGATGGACACGGGAATGTTTGCCAGGAATCCGGCCCGGACGTGCCCGTGGCGGCACTGGGGGAGCGGAGCAGCCCAGCACCGGCACCGCACCTGGGGCTGGCTCGGAGCTGGTCCCCCATGGCCCGGGATAAAGCGGGGGATAAAGCGGCCCCACGGGATCGGGCACAGAGCCACCGGGAGATGGAGAGAACCCCCCATCCCCGGACACGGAGGTCCCCTGGACTTGCAGAGGTGTCCCAGTCCCGGTGAGGGTCCCGGGATTTTTCCGTGCGGGAGGGAGGAATGCTCCGGTCCCGTTTGGGAGGGTTCCAGGAGGGTTCCCAGTCCCTGGGGGTGGATCCGGCATGGGAGAGGGTTTTTGCCCCGGGATGGTCCCGGTGCCGGGGGGGAAGAGGCGAGTCCCGGTCCCAAGGAGAAGAGTCCCGGTTCTGGGAGCTGGGGGCCGTCCTTTTCCCCTGGAGGGATCCCAGTCCCGGCTGGGGCCTTCCTTGGGCCAGGGGGGTCCGATCCCGGTCAAAGAGTCCCAGCCCCGGCCGGGAGGACCTCGGTCCAAGGGGGTCTCGGTCCCGGGATTGCTGGCCCGGGTGGGTCCCGGTGCCGAGGCAGGGAGGTCCCGATCCCTGCTGGGGAATTCCCGGTGTGGGGGAGCGTCCTTTCCCCAGGGGCATCCCCGAGCCGGGGGGGTCCCTGTGCCGCTCGGGGGTCCCGGTCCCGCTCGGGGGAGTCCCAGTGCTAGAGGGGTTCCCTGTGCCGGGGGGGAGGGGGTGCCAGTACCGGGGAATTCCCGGTGCCGGGGGGTCCCGATACCGCTCGGGGGATCCCGGTGCCGGTCAGGGGGGTCCCGGTGCTGGGGGATtcccggtgccgggggtccccGGTGCCGGTCGGGGGTCCCGATGGCAGAACTCACCGTGGCATGGCGGAGCGGAGCGGTGCTGCGGCGGCTCTGAGCGTCCCGGGgccgcgggggccgggccgggctctgcTATGCCCGGAATGCGGGGCCggtcccgccccgctccgccccggggccgccgccggcgcagcagcgcggccgggagcgggagcggcaGCTGCGGCCGGGGGGGCGGCTCTGCCCGCCAGCTGTCCCGGGCCGTAAATCTGCCCCGGCCTTTGTCTGCGGGGCCGGGGCAACCCCGAGCCTGCCGGCCCCATCTGCTCTGCCCCCTCGGGCCCCCCCTTCCCGCATCCCCCCTCTTCGCATCCCCCCTCCTCTCATCCCCCTTCCTTGTGTCTCTCTCCTTAACATCCTCCTTGTCACATCCCCCCTTCACATCCCCCACCTCACACCCCTGTCCTCTCATTCCCCACCTCACATTCCTCCTCGTGTCTTCCTCCTCACATCCCCCTCCTCACATCCCCCTCTTTATGTCCCCCTCTTTGTATTTCACATCTCACTTCTTGCATCCCCCATCTCGCATCCCCCCTCCTCGCCTTCCCCCTCCTTGCATCCCCTCTTCACATCCCTCTCCTTGCATTCCTCCCTCCCTGTGTCCTCCCTCCTCACACCCCCTCTGTTTGGGGATGCCAGCTCCCTGTGGGATGCAGCAATTCCGGCCAGCTCGTGTCTGCCTCGGCACCTTTGCGTGTCCCCTGCTGCTCTCCCGGCCTCGGTTTCCCCTTTGGGGCTCTGCCACCCCCTTCCCTGGGGGCACACAGGGTTTCAGGGGCTGAACTCCCCCTTCAAAGCACCCCAGCTCATCTCTGAGGGGACAccgagcacccccagccccaaagCAGTGGAacaccagccccatcccagccccaggctgccgGTGCAGAGTCCAGAGGCCCCGAGAGAGACGGCAGATGGCCGGAGGGGAGGCGGCGGGGAGAGGCAGGTGCAGGGGAAAATTGCTTATTAGCTCCGGGACATTAAGCTCCCATTCTTTTGAGGGAGCTCAAAAAGCATCTTCTGACTGGCACAGAGCCGGGAGGCTGATCTGGGAGGGGGACATGGGGGTCTCCAGCCTCCTCTCCTTGTTTTTCTGCTCCATCACATGCTGGTATCAGCCCCGAGGCACCCAGGGTGCAATAGCAGGAATAGGGCTGCAGGCACAGGTCACTATCTCTGGGTTATCTcccaaaaaatggggggaaaataaatCTCCAGTGTGTAACAGGTACCAGACTCAAAGCAGGGGAGCATGGAAAGTAAATGCAGATAAATGGTCAATGCTTGGAGGAAGAGGAGCACCTGGAACCTCAAGAAACACGTTTTCCAGCCCAGTTTTCCCAGTGACAAGTCGAATCCTCATGGATGAAGGTTGAAATGTGGGAATTGGCACCCTGAAGCCCCAGTGAGGGTCTAGTTTGGTGTGGGGACGAGACGAGAGCACAGAacttgtccctttgtccccaggcATGTGCAGAGTCTGGAAACACTGGACCAGGCCCAGCACCTtgggatgcatggatggatggatggatggatggatggatggatggatggatggatggatggatggatggacaggacttggagaaacgtggtctagtggaagatatccctgccccaggcagagagtggaacaagatgagctttaaggtcctttttgacctaaaccagtctgtgattctatggatggatggatggatggatggatggatggatggatggatggatggatggatggatggatggatgagggacggatggatgatggatggatggatggatgatggatggatggatggatggatggatggatggatggatggatggatggatggatggatggatgatggatggatggatggatggatggatggatggatggatggatggatggatgatggatggatggatggatggatggatgatggatggatggatggatggatggatggatggatggatggatggatggatgatggatggatggatggatgatggatggatggatgatggacggatggatgatggatggatggatgatggatggatggatggatggatggatggatggatggatggatggatgatggatggatggatggatggatggatggatggatgatggatggatggatggatggatggatggatggatggatggatggatgatggatggatggatggatgatggatggatggatgatggacggatggatgatggatggatggatgatggatggatggatggatggatggatggatggatggatggatgatggatggatggatggatggatgattgatggatggatggatggatggatgatggatggatggatggatggatggatggatgggggatggatggatggatggatgatcgatggatggatgggggatggatggatggatggatggatggatgatggatggatggatggacggatggatgatggatggatggatggacggatggatgatggatggatggatggatggatgattgatggatggatggatggatggatgatggatggatggatggatggatggatggatggatggatggatgggggatggatggatggatggatgatggatggatggatggatggatggatggagggtggatggatggatggatggatggatggatggatggatggatggatggatgatggatggatgagggacggatggatgatggatggatggatggatggatggatagatggatggatggatggatggatggatggatggatggatggatggatgatggatggatggatgatggatggatggatggatggatggatggatggatggatggatggatgatgcacCACTCCAATACAccaagcccagcagcagcatctcctaaAGGACCCAGCAGTGACTCTGCCCTGCTCTTTCCTGGATGGATGGGGCTCCCACCTGAGCTCCaagggaccagcccagctcccccagcacccAGGATTCCTCTCCTGGTTCATCCCCCTGGCCTTATCCATGTGTGTGTCACCCTGCTTCCCTTCCTATCCTAACACTGCCCTATTTCTGGCAGCAGGAAACCCCTCCTGGGCTGATAACGCCCCTTTGGAAAGTGATCTGAAGAGTTTCCTCTCCTTCTTTCTGATACTGAAGGTAAGAAAAGCCTCAACCTTTTGGTTTTCCCCAGGAGAAGGTGAAACAGCAGCTGGCCCTGGGGGCAGTGGTGGGGGCACCTTTGGGTGCCTGCAGGGACCCTGTTCCCAGGTGGAGCATCCCGGAGgatggggcagggcctgggggacGTGGCTGGAGGCAGCGCAGGTGCCGCGGTGTCCCAGGCTGGGCGGGGTGACACACGGCTCCGCAATGCCAGACCCTCCCACTGACCTCAGCCCAGCCTTATCGCCGAGGTGGTGGAGCCGGGAGAGGGAGCCAAGAAAATACTCGTGGGATGAGATCACCTCGGCTGTCTTCAGGCTCCCAAAGTGCCTCAGCCCTCGGCCGTGCTGAGCCTGGATAACTGGGGCATTGTGGGCAGAGGAAGGTGCCTGGCATGGAGGGGAGGTTTGCAGCCTCAGCACATCTCCCAGCGAgatggtgacactggtgacagcaTCCCATGAGTCCCAGTGACAGTGTCTGTGGCCATGCTGAACCCCTCAAACCTCTCCATGGCAATCTTCCTGCTAAAGCTTCCTCCAGGTACCTGCTGCTTCTGTCCCAAACTCTGGATTCAGAGTGCAGCCAGGAGCTGGAGTTGAAGGAATTGCACAAGTGATGTTTCCCCGTGCCAGGattccccaggctgcccccaaaGGGAACTGCACCCCATGGGCAAGGAgccaaggcagcagcccagcccctcccctgctcccaccatcccatccaGAGGGACCCTGTCCTCATGGAGGTACCCCACAAACTGCCAGACCTGAGGCCAACTCATCCTCCCTGTCCTCTCTCTGAAATCTGCATCATTTTGGGGTGTCCAGGTCTGATCCCCCCTGGGAACGTGTGACCTGGGGTTCTGCTGTGCAACAGGGTGAATTCCCTTCCCAAAACCCCAACAGGGAACACTCCTCAATATGGGCAGGGCATGGGTGGGATTGGGTTGTGCCAAATCCCCTCACTCTGCTTTGCTGCTTTGTGGCTGATATGGCTCTTCCTCGGTGGAGGAAGGAATGGAAAGATCCCTCTCCACCATGGGGAAAGGGAAGGAATGGAAAGATCCCTGTCCACCATGgggaaagggaaggagtggaAAGATCCCTCTCCACCATGGGGAAAGGGAAGGAATGGAAAGATCCTTCTCCATCAAAGGAAAACCTTGTTAGCTTTggtggggacacagctggagcaATGAGGGCACCAGGACTGATCCCACCTGAAAGAGCAGCCATCCCCAAGACATTAATCCACAACTGTTGCCATCACTCTGGGCGCAGCCAGCTCCTCCACACCTCAGGTGTCTCTGCCAGGATCAGACCCCTGAGATTCCCCTTTTTTCAGGGGGATGCTGGATCTATCCCAGGTAAGGATCACAGAAAGCTGGAGTGCTCCTATTTCCCCCCACCACTTTCTCCTGGGTTCTCTCCTCTTCTGTAGTTGATCTAAAGTTCCCATATGGATAACCCAGGGCACATCCCCACCCCCAGGACCTCCTGCCACAGTTCTTCCTCCATCAAACACTCAGGGAGGTGATGCCACAGGCACCTTCACAAAGCCCCTTCTTAGgaattttaaaagggaaaaatgtgGCTGAAAACAGGGCCAGGACCCTCCTCTTTCTCATCTCCCCTGCATTTTAATGCCCCTGAGTCATTTCCATTCCTGGATGTTAAATTGTTCTTTTCTGCTTTCCTTTATTCCCCTGTTTCCTGCGAGGGGTTTGTTCCTGACCTGCCAGCCCCAGTGGGACCCGGTCCAGGGGACGCTGAGGAGATGCCAGCAGGGACAAAGGTGAAGCCAGGAGCCACCAGCCCCAGGGGACACAGCTCTGCATTTCCATAGCAAAGCCCCTCACTGTTGTTTCGCCGCCTTTGAggaattttctctttttcctgagAAATTCAAAGGGCTGGGTGTGATTTCCTGcccacctggggaggctccacctcccgtcccagagctcggtggggatgtggggggacacagagacaccAGGGAAGTGtcacagtgccaccagcagcccctcctcactgatTCCATCTGCCCACCTGAGTCTGGAGCACATCCAGGTGGGTGGGTGGGTCTGTGCCCCCTCCCCGGGGCCATGGGGGGGATTTGCACCCCAGTTTGGAGCCACCACTTGCAAAAGGAGGGGGCAGAACTCTTGGGTTGGCTGTTAATATTctctgccccgagatgtgcagggtgtctctgcttcgGCCTGCGCAGCTGAAGAACGAGCGTGGACTCTTCAGTTttcagtcttgaggttgtttattaattcttatctataaaattttatttctgcccagccaagatctgctcagcagggcagccacaggcactctgaccaccCTTCCCAGTCCAGCCAAGCCGGGAAGGTTTGGCTGGGACAAatctctcccttcccagctcaGCCAAAATGGAAAGGTTTGGCTGAAATAAATAttctccttcccagcccagccaaagtgagAAGATTTGGTTGGAATAAACGTCCTTCTTTCCAGCTCAGTCAAAGTAGAAAGGTTTGGCTGGAAGAAATGTCCtccttcccagcccagctgaggtgggaaGATTTGGCTGGAATAAATGTCCCCCTTCCCAGTCCAGCCAAAGTGAGAAGATTTGGTTGGAATAAACATCCTCCTTTCCAGCTCAGCCAAGGTGGAAAGGTTTTTTTGGAATAAATGTCTTCCTTCCCAGTCCAGTCAAGCTGGGAAGGTTTGGTTGGGACAAatctcctccttcccagctcagCCAAAGTGAGAAGATCTGGTTGAAATAAACATCCTCCTTCTCAGCCCAGCCAAGGTGAGAAGGTTTGGTTGGGACAAATCTCTCTTGTCCCAGGCCAGCTGAGCTGGGAAGGCTTAGCTGGGACAAATCTCCTCTGTCCCAGTTCAGCCAAACTGGAAAAGTTTGGTTGAAATAAACGTCTCCCCTCCCAACCCAGCCAAAGTGAGAACGCTTGGTTGGGGCAAATCTCTCTTTTCCCAGCTCAGCCGAGGTGGGATGGTTTGGTTGGGACAAATCTCTCTTTTCCCAGCACAGTCCAGGTGGGAAGGTTTGGTTGGGGCAAATCTCTCTTTTCCCAGCACAGTCCAGGTGGGAAGCTTTGGTTGGGGCAAATCTCTCTTTTTCCAGCTCAGTCAAAATGGAAAGGCTTGGTTGGAATAAATCTCCTCCTTCCCAGCCAAGATGGAAAGGTTTGCTTGGAATAAATGTCCTCGTTCCCAGTCCAGCCAAAGTGAGAAGATTTGGTTGGAATAAACATCCTCCTTTCCAGCTCAGTCAAGGTGGGAAGGTTTGGTTGGAATAAATGTCCTCCTTTCCAGCTCAGCCAAGATAAGGAAAGAAGAAGGTTTGGTTGGGACAAATCTTTCCCTTCCCAGTCCAGTCAAGGTGGGAAGGTTTGGTTGGGGCAAATCTCTCTTTTCCCAGCTCAGCCGAGGTGGGATGGTTTGGTTGGGACAAATCTCTCTTTTCCCAGCACAGTCCAGGTGGGACAGTTTGGTTGGGGCAAATCTCTCTTTTCCCAGCACAGTCCAGGTGGGACAGTTTGGTTGGGGCAAATCTCTCTTTTTCCAGCTCAGCCAAGGTGGAAAGGCTTGGTTGGAACAAATATCCTCCTTCCCAGCCAAGATGGAAAGGTTTGGCTGGGACAAatctctcttttcccagcccagccgaGGTGGGAAGGCCTGGTTGGCCACGGCGCGATTCCCTGCGAGCGGAGCCGCGTGTTTTATCCCGATGATACAATAGAAAATGCCTGTGAAGTCCCGGCCCTCTGGAGCATTTCCTTAGCTCTCTGGAATTTCCGTTCGGTccttcctctcccaggctcttACCGAAAGCCGATGTCACCGCACGGCTCTGGAGAGCGGCCAGCCCCggggtccctgcccagctccccaccaccgtgctggggctctgcaaggagcTCCTGGAGGGTGTCAGCCCCGTTGTGCCCCTTGATTAATCACCAAAGGCCGCTCTGCCAATCAAGGAAAGATTTACAAGGCAGGCAGGAAGCTCTTGTTTTTACAGGAGTGCCTCAAACACACGCACACAGTAGGAAAAGCAAACATTCCAGGCATACCAAGGGATCCACGGGATAAAAATTCCCCAAACAGCCCAGATTAAGATACTTGGCTGCACATGGAAACACTAAAACCTGGGCTCAAGGATTTAATTGTCTCAT from Melospiza melodia melodia isolate bMelMel2 chromosome 12, bMelMel2.pri, whole genome shotgun sequence includes:
- the AMOTL2 gene encoding angiomotin-like protein 2 isoform X2; its protein translation is MRTAEDSNGTVLHRLIQEQLRYGNLTENRTLLAIQQQALRGGGGGSPRSSLESLSPEESQMVQQSTRQEPQGQEHHSDHVYLENSVYRLCPPKGEELPTYEEAKAHSQLLASQRGAGTRAESGARRPDEGLKELKHGHVRSLSERLMRMSLERNGAKAQSPISASHSFPQLSRQLVPLRGQQPEGTEPRGPPPEYPYVIPAQDAYLAEPRACSREGPAFQHADIRVLPTSVPAAFLPLCPGALAPAGVEALVSAQAVSAGSRLARADAVLRDNERLQRDNERLRRELESCAEKASRIQKLESEIQRISEDYENLVKASSKREALEKAMRNKRDCEMRRLQDFNRDLKERLESANKQLASKNQENQESSQGSVAKLLAQSYEHQQEKEKLEREVSLLRSANEDQRRRAELLEQALGSAQARAAKAEAELRKKRAYVEKVERLQAALGQLQAACEKREQLELRLRTRLEQELKMLRAQQRQAGTASGGTPELSAHTLSEQLREREEKILALEADMTKWEQKYLEECTMRQFAMDAAATAAAQRDTTLISHSPRHSPNSSFNEDLLLASHKHQEMENRLKALHAQILEKDAVIKVLQQRSRRDPSKALQGSLRPAKSVPSIFAASAAPSWPGAGQSDRSSEGSSRGSTAGKATAEGTAVSTALPLPSHSKHGSKDGSTQTDGAAGSSEQGEGTAVLESSAAARALDLSDMVEILI
- the AMOTL2 gene encoding angiomotin-like protein 2 isoform X3, with protein sequence MRTAEDSNGTVLHRLIQEQLRYGNLTENRTLLAIQQQALRGGGGGSPRSSLESLSPEESQMVQQSTRQEPQGQEHHSDHVYLENSVYRLCPPKGEELPTYEEAKAHSQLLASQRGAGTRAESGARRPDEGLKELKHGHVRSLSERLMRMSLERNGAKAQSPISASHSFPQLSRQLVPLRGQQPEGTEPRGPPPEYPYVIPAQDAYLAEPRACSREGPAFQHADIRVLPTSVPAAFLPLCPGALAPAGVEALVSAQAVSAGSRLARADAVLRDNERLQRDNERLRRELESCAEKASRIQKLESEIQRISEDYENLVKASSKREALEKAMRNKRDCEMRRLQDFNRDLKERLESANKQLASKNQENQESSQGSVAKLLAQSYEHQQEKEKLEREVSLLRSANEDQRRRAELLEQALGSAQARAAKAEAELRKKRAYVEKVERLQAALGQLQAACEKREQLELRLRTRLEQELKMLRAQQRQAGTASGGTPELSAHTLSEQLREREEKILALEADMTKWEQKYLEECTMRQFAMDAAATAAAQRDTTLISHSPRHSPNSSFNEDLLLASHKHQEMENRLKALHAQILEKDAVIKVLQQRSRRDPSKALQGSLRPAKSVPSIFAASAAPSWPGAGQSDRSSEGSSRGSTGKATAEGTAVSTALPLPSHSKHGSKDGSTQTDGAAGSSEQGEGTAVLESSAAARALDLSDMVEILI
- the AMOTL2 gene encoding angiomotin-like protein 2 isoform X1 gives rise to the protein MRTAEDSNGTVLHRLIQEQLRYGNLTENRTLLAIQQQALRGGGGGSPRSSLESLSPEESQMVQQSTRQEPQGQEHHSDHVYLENSVYRLCPPKGEELPTYEEAKAHSQLLASQRGAGTRAESGARRPDEGLKELKHGHVRSLSERLMRMSLERNGAKAQSPISASHSFPQLSRQLVPLRGQQPEGTEPRGPPPEYPYVIPAQDAYLAEPRACSREGPAFQHADIRVLPTSVPAAFLPLCPGALAPAGVEALVSAQAVSAGSRLARADAVLRDNERLQRDNERLRRELESCAEKASRIQKLESEIQRISEDYENLVKASSKREALEKAMRNKRDCEMRRLQDFNRDLKERLESANKQLASKNQENQESSQGSVAKLLAQSYEHQQEKEKLEREVSLLRSANEDQRRRAELLEQALGSAQARAAKAEAELRKKRAYVEKVERLQAALGQLQAACEKREQLELRLRTRLEQELKMLRAQQRQAGTASGGTPELSAHTLSEQLREREEKILALEADMTKWEQKYLEECTMRQFAMDAAATAAAQRDTTLISHSPRHSPNSSFNEDLLLASHKHQEMENRLKALHAQILEKDAVIKVLQQRSRRDPSKALQGSLRPAKSVPSIFAASAAPSWPGAGQSDRSSEGSSRGSTESPPAGKATAEGTAVSTALPLPSHSKHGSKDGSTQTDGAAGSSEQGEGTAVLESSAAARALDLSDMVEILI